Proteins from a single region of Bdellovibrionota bacterium:
- a CDS encoding acylphosphatase, giving the protein MVKRFRAIVSGRVQGVFYRATARDQAMDLGLKGFVRNLPDGCVELEAEGEEEALESLLRWSQHGPPSARVEKVTVEWLSPSRTGGGFQVTD; this is encoded by the coding sequence ATGGTGAAGCGTTTTCGCGCAATCGTTTCTGGGAGGGTTCAGGGAGTTTTTTATCGGGCTACGGCCCGTGACCAAGCCATGGATTTAGGACTAAAAGGATTTGTACGTAACCTCCCGGATGGATGCGTGGAGCTGGAAGCCGAAGGAGAAGAAGAGGCTTTAGAGTCCCTTCTCCGTTGGTCCCAGCATGGGCCGCCCAGTGCTCGGGTGGAAAAAGTTACAGTGGAATGGCTTTCGCCAAGTCGAACCGGCGGAGGTTTCCAAGTCACGGACTGA
- a CDS encoding Rne/Rng family ribonuclease, translating into MASRLVINSTPQETRVAVMEEDHLAELYTERPKERGIVGNIYKGKVVRVLPGMQASFVDIGLERAAFLYVTDFFDEYRDAFSKKEIEEEKRRRGRGPRPQIQDLLKEGQDVLVQVAKDPMGTKGARLTSHISLAGRHLVYMPTVNHVGVSRKIETDAERRRLREIVDATQTTDGGFIIRTASAGQPDDKIEADVKYLERLWKKVLGRRQGMKAPAIIHQDLDLIQRVARDFFTEDVEKLIVDDKGAYREIMQFLGQFLSREKRNVELYHEREPIFDHFGIEPQIDRALGRKVWLKSGGSLIIDQTEALTSIDVNTGRFVGTKNLEETILKTNLEALKEIVAQLRLRNIGGLIILDFIDMEKRNNRERVYRALEDALADDKAKTNVLQISELGIVEMTRKRTRESLNRGLCEPCAHCDGKGFHRSRRTVAYTILRKLREEVQNKKSYKNIEIVCHSNVAGILKNEEMETLQELENRSGRRIVVRDQANYSEERFEIKRTGHALAMEMPEQKEATTDTTIASGGSE; encoded by the coding sequence ATGGCTTCAAGACTCGTAATCAACTCGACCCCGCAAGAAACGCGCGTGGCGGTGATGGAAGAGGATCACCTAGCGGAACTCTACACCGAACGCCCCAAAGAACGGGGAATCGTCGGCAACATTTATAAGGGGAAGGTGGTCCGGGTTCTTCCCGGGATGCAAGCGTCGTTCGTCGACATCGGCCTCGAGCGAGCGGCGTTTCTATATGTCACCGACTTCTTCGACGAATATCGGGACGCCTTCAGCAAGAAAGAAATCGAAGAGGAAAAACGCCGGCGCGGGCGGGGGCCAAGACCCCAGATTCAGGACCTGTTGAAAGAGGGTCAGGACGTCCTCGTCCAGGTGGCCAAGGATCCGATGGGAACCAAAGGCGCAAGACTGACGTCTCATATCTCACTCGCCGGCCGCCATTTGGTCTACATGCCGACGGTCAACCACGTCGGCGTTTCACGAAAGATCGAAACCGACGCCGAACGGCGCCGCCTGCGCGAGATTGTCGACGCCACGCAAACCACGGACGGCGGATTCATCATCCGGACCGCTTCGGCCGGACAGCCCGACGACAAAATCGAGGCGGACGTCAAATACCTCGAACGTCTCTGGAAAAAGGTTCTCGGCCGCAGGCAGGGGATGAAAGCTCCGGCGATCATCCATCAGGATCTCGACCTGATACAACGGGTCGCCCGCGATTTCTTCACCGAGGACGTCGAAAAACTGATCGTGGACGATAAGGGCGCCTATCGCGAGATCATGCAGTTCCTGGGTCAGTTTCTGAGCCGTGAGAAACGAAACGTCGAGCTTTACCATGAACGGGAGCCGATTTTCGATCATTTCGGGATCGAGCCGCAGATCGACCGGGCGTTGGGACGAAAGGTTTGGCTCAAATCGGGGGGGTCGCTCATCATCGACCAAACCGAAGCGCTGACGTCGATCGACGTCAACACCGGCCGCTTCGTAGGAACGAAAAACCTCGAAGAAACGATCCTAAAGACCAACCTGGAAGCTCTCAAAGAAATCGTCGCGCAGCTGCGTTTGAGAAACATCGGCGGTCTCATCATTCTCGATTTCATCGACATGGAAAAACGCAACAACCGGGAGCGGGTCTACCGGGCACTGGAGGACGCGCTCGCCGACGACAAGGCGAAAACCAACGTTCTCCAAATCTCCGAACTCGGAATCGTGGAGATGACGCGAAAGCGGACGCGGGAGAGCCTAAACCGCGGCCTCTGCGAACCTTGCGCGCATTGCGACGGGAAAGGCTTTCACCGATCCCGGCGGACCGTGGCCTATACGATCCTTCGGAAACTGAGAGAGGAAGTTCAGAACAAAAAATCGTACAAGAATATCGAAATCGTCTGTCACTCGAACGTCGCGGGCATTCTGAAGAACGAGGAAATGGAAACGCTTCAAGAACTGGAAAACCGGTCCGGTCGCCGGATCGTCGTGCGTGATCAGGCGAACTACAGCGAAGAGCGATTTGAAATCAAACGCACGGGCCACGCCCTGGCCATGGAAATGCCGGAACAAAAAGAAGCGACGACCGACACGACGATCGCCAGCGGCGGATCAGAGTAA
- the rsmI gene encoding 16S rRNA (cytidine(1402)-2'-O)-methyltransferase, which yields MPSAGRLYVVATPIGNLGDITGRAQRTLAEVEVVAAEDTRRTRQLLSHLGLSKKLLRCDEAKEAEAAETILPILAEGRSVALATDAGTPSLSDPGHRLVDRVLRAGYTVVPIPGPSAVTTLLSVCGFSIRDFHFYGFLPKKSGQRRKLLEYITTAAGASVFFEAPHRISRVLAELAELSGSRMACVGRELTKIHEEILRGSLTDVAAAFSSRSPRGEFTVVIAPSTKEEIRSRRREQRSTMAE from the coding sequence ATGCCGTCCGCAGGGCGCCTTTATGTCGTCGCAACACCGATCGGGAATCTAGGAGACATCACCGGCCGCGCACAACGGACCCTGGCCGAAGTGGAGGTGGTCGCCGCCGAAGATACACGTCGGACCCGGCAACTTTTGAGCCACTTGGGGCTCTCCAAAAAGCTTCTTCGATGCGACGAAGCCAAAGAAGCAGAGGCCGCCGAAACCATCCTCCCGATCTTAGCCGAGGGAAGGTCCGTTGCACTCGCAACGGACGCCGGCACCCCCTCCCTTTCCGACCCGGGCCACCGCCTGGTGGATCGGGTACTTCGCGCAGGCTATACAGTAGTTCCAATCCCGGGCCCTTCGGCCGTCACGACGCTGCTTTCCGTGTGCGGATTTTCGATTCGGGACTTTCATTTTTACGGCTTCCTGCCCAAGAAGAGCGGTCAACGGCGGAAACTCCTGGAATACATCACAACTGCAGCCGGCGCCTCCGTATTTTTCGAGGCACCGCACCGGATTTCCCGAGTCCTCGCTGAATTGGCCGAACTCTCCGGTTCCCGCATGGCTTGTGTGGGAAGAGAGCTGACGAAAATCCATGAAGAGATCCTTCGCGGTTCGCTCACCGACGTCGCGGCTGCGTTTTCGAGCCGGAGTCCTCGCGGGGAATTCACGGTGGTGATCGCTCCATCGACGAAAGAAGAAATTCGGTCCCGAAGGCGGGAACAACGGTCTACAATGGCGGAATAA
- a CDS encoding type II CAAX endopeptidase family protein, translating to MIPAIGLGWPVGCLIAFAVIYQPYVMKHLPNEGWAAIALSPQMFFLITSIWMAKIRNLRKRHFGFDRPRILKDALLGLGIGLIPAFLTVAGAMVLTGLDHFFSFLPRPMFGGLPVPIRFHASTLFVLLVLAPISEEIFFRGILVRALRESYSPLTTVLFSSVIFMGGHGGFKIGPLLLGLITAPITLMTGSIVPGIVFHAISNGYGPLLVTWFPNLYRYLDFFFQ from the coding sequence ATGATTCCGGCGATCGGGTTGGGATGGCCGGTGGGCTGTCTCATCGCGTTTGCGGTGATTTACCAGCCTTATGTGATGAAACATCTGCCGAACGAGGGATGGGCCGCCATTGCACTCTCTCCGCAGATGTTTTTTTTAATAACGTCCATTTGGATGGCGAAGATTCGAAATTTACGAAAGCGGCATTTTGGTTTCGATCGCCCTCGGATCTTAAAGGATGCCTTGCTCGGCCTTGGAATCGGCCTGATCCCGGCCTTCCTCACCGTAGCCGGCGCGATGGTTCTGACCGGCCTGGATCATTTCTTTTCATTCCTGCCTCGGCCGATGTTCGGAGGCCTGCCGGTCCCCATCCGATTCCACGCGTCCACATTGTTCGTTCTCTTGGTTCTCGCCCCGATCAGCGAGGAGATTTTTTTTCGAGGGATTTTGGTCCGGGCGCTTCGGGAATCTTATTCTCCGCTCACGACCGTTTTGTTCTCTTCCGTCATCTTTATGGGAGGACACGGCGGCTTTAAGATCGGACCGCTGCTTCTGGGTTTAATCACCGCTCCGATTACCTTGATGACCGGATCGATCGTGCCCGGGATCGTCTTTCACGCGATTTCCAACGGCTACGGACCGCTTCTCGTGACGTGGTTTCCGAATCTCTACCGGTATTTGGACTTCTTCTTCCAATAG